A genome region from Bemisia tabaci chromosome 3, PGI_BMITA_v3 includes the following:
- the LOC109030630 gene encoding uncharacterized protein, with protein sequence MMEVETKEDFRERTLRTVKRGLRKLCRRNSVTITEYDPSYKVTYLGNVLTGWAKGEACVDKPLSTLWRNYQTTSKPDTQMKITVTQSGLKAVTKEHGLTEYWSHRISFCTAPTTLPKVFCWVYRHEGRKLKPELRCHAVLCSKDSIARRMASELQRRLVQALIEFKRDKISRQNARLSLANSVYDNPSLPRRKILLSTGTHNYKPPLERSKSAPKLMAIEENLEEEEEPATKCDRLPFLRPTPQIKPCIRPDRHLKRHATEGRFGANKLGGLLQVTFKNIPVTRDKSPRSVKAVSDPGPARSRSDSDSESVSPDKNELSNGELDRIVNENVIKILSETSAKSTKEPAIERISEEDEGEGEVEEDATSETLTEVEENPFGADEHVTVPIPADELTDFDEGSVTDEGETEEDFEKRMKELNKWNRLLLTQRSNSITSDISLSSLEDCGSDAGCILERPDMFSTEDSSNYASETEWSEAPEESGLESIGSDISCTMTQRVLGPLREEEPIVDKPSSVEKDPSETEMSHVYEARNESDMPPQFETSPPTYQTNELIDYRTATSLEENPPSYEEAVQQSITGAPTKFNSLVRDRKRMFERETQNGDCGKQGGGSQRDGEIKRSFFINNRRKIFEQVETGEFKGFAGLGNLKRKMSEESAKGEDKKLDTYPDEDSTPSLQSISSGSDSSVLKSGEANMNGYDLHSISSSEDSDESGFVESLTADDPLNKNDDKSRDLPHHQLMKSCILTSKTRCVEV encoded by the coding sequence GTGAAGCATGTGTGGACAAGCCACTGAGCACCCTGTGGCGGAATTACCAAACAAcctcgaaaccggacacccagATGAAAATCACCGTAACGCAGTCGGGACTGAAAGCCGTGACGAAAGAGCACGGGCTCACGGAGTACTGGAGCCACCGGATCTCCTTCTGCACGGCCCCGACGACGCTGCCCAAAGTCTTCTGCTGGGTCTACCGCCACGAGGGTCGGAAGCTCAAGCCCGAGCTGCGGTGCCACGCCGTGCTCTGCTCCAAGGACTCGATCGCCCGTCGCATGGCCAGCGAGCTCCAGCGGAGGCTAGTCCAAGCCCTCATCGAGTTCAAACGGGACAAGATCAGCCGGCAGAACGCCCGCCTCTCCCTCGCCAACTCGGTCTACGACAACCCCAGCTTACCACGAAGGAAGATCCTCCTGTCGACGGGGACCCACAACTACAAGCCCCCGCTCGAGAGGTCCAAGTCCGCGCCCAAGCTCATGGCCATCGAGGAGAACCTCGAGGAAGAGGAGGAACCGGCGACCAAGTGTGATAGATTACCTTTCCTGAGGCCGACCCCGCAGATCAAGCCCTGCATCCGGCCCGACAGACATTTGAAAAGACACGCGACCGAAGGCAGGTTCGGCGCCAACAAACTGGGCGGCCTCCTCCAGGTCACCTTCAAGAACATCCCTGTGACCCGTGATAAGAGCCCCCGCAGTGTGAAGGCCGTTAGCGACCCCGGACCGGCTCGCAGTCGGAGCGATAGTGATAGTGAGAGTGTTAGTCCTGACAAGAATGAACTGTCCAATGGGGAGTTGGATCGGATAGTTAACGAGAACGTAATCAAAATCCTCAGCGAGACTTCGGCGAAGAGCACGAAGGAGCCCGCGATAGAGCGGATATCGGAGGAGGACGAAGGTGAGGGTGAGGTTGAAGAGGACGCTACTTCTGAGACCCTGACCGAAGTGGAGGAGAACCCCTTCGGTGCCGACGAACACGTGACTGTCCCTATCCCTGCGGACGAACTCACCGACTTCGACGAGGGGTCCGTCACGGACGAGGGAGAAACGGAAGAAGACTTCGAAAAGAGAATGAAAGAACTGAACAAGTGGAATAGGTTACTGCTCACCCAGCGCTCAAACTCCATCACGAGTGATATCTCGTTGAGCAGTCTCGAAGACTGCGGGAGCGATGCTGGGTGCATCCTCGAGAGGCCAGATATGTTCTCTACCGAGGACTCCAGCAACTACGCTTCGGAGACGGAGTGGAGCGAAGCACCCGAGGAGTCGGGCTTAGAGAGCATCGGCTCGGATATCAGTTGCACCATGACTCAAAGAGTCCTTGGACCCCTTCGGGAAGAAGAACCGATCGTGGACAAGCCCTCTAGCGTAGAGAAAGATCCCTCTGAGACTGAGATGTCGCACGTTTATGAAGCGAGGAATGAAAGCGACATGCCGCCACAGTTTGAGACGAGTCCCCCGACTTACCAAACCAACGAGTTGATAGACTATCGAACAGCTACCAGTCTCGAGGAGAACCCGCCGTCTTACGAGGAGGCGGTTCAACAGAGTATAACAGGCGCACCGACCAAGTTCAACAGCCTCGTGCGCGACAGGAAGAGGATGTTCGAGAGGGAGACCCAGAACGGGGACTGCGGGAAGCAGGGTGGAGGTTCGCAACGAGACGGGGAGATCAAGAGGAGCTTCTTCATCAACAACCGGCGGAAGATCTTCGAGCAGGTGGAAACCGGCGAGTTCAAGGGGTTCGCCGGTCTGGGGAACTTGAAACGGAAGATGAGCGAAGAGTCCGCGAAGGGCGAGGACAAGAAGCTCGACACCTACCCGGACGAAGACTCGACACCAAGCTTGCAAAGCATCTCCAGCGGGTCCGACTCGTCCGTGCTCAAGTCGGGAGAGGCGAACATGAACGGTTATGATTTGCACTCGATCTCCTCCTCGGAGGACAGTGATGAGAGCGGTTTTGTCGAGTCCCTGACGGCCGACGATCCGCTCAACAAAAACGACGACAAGTCCAGGGATTTGCCCCATCACCAATTGATGAAGAGCTGCATCCTCACGTCCAAAACGAGATGTGTTGAAGTCTGA